In one Gammaproteobacteria bacterium genomic region, the following are encoded:
- the phoR gene encoding phosphate regulon sensor histidine kinase PhoR: MIEYWIVERWRIVVALFFALLFGLLTGLWSLGLGVASALLLAWHFYQAKRLSRWLESGADIDRVPDFSGVWEQLARYVFRIQRRHQQRKQHLRQVLQRFQATAAALPDATVLLRNNLEIEWANNTAEQLLGIRTPQDFGQRIDNLIRDPAFHEYITGPDTEETLNLLAPVDERMTLNIRVIRFADDSRLFTARDVSTLMRAQTMRKDFVANVSHELRTPLTVMTGYLETLADDESFDEEQRHILRSVRQQGLRLQHIVHDLLELSRLENDGRAAPEQRVHVPSILASLREEALHLTANTGHKLTWDVDESLCLLGADTELRSLLSNLVYNAIRHTPADTAVQVHWHLHGEQGAIFEVIDQGPGIPIEHIPRLTERFYRVDAGRARDKGGSGLGLSIVKHVVARHQATFDIHSTAGVGSQFRVVFPAHRVVVQPR; this comes from the coding sequence ATGATCGAATATTGGATTGTCGAACGCTGGCGCATTGTAGTTGCGCTTTTTTTCGCATTGTTATTCGGTTTATTGACAGGATTGTGGAGTTTAGGCTTAGGAGTGGCATCGGCCTTATTGTTGGCCTGGCATTTTTATCAAGCGAAACGCTTATCCCGTTGGTTAGAAAGTGGTGCAGATATTGATCGAGTACCGGATTTTTCAGGCGTATGGGAACAACTGGCGCGTTATGTGTTTCGCATTCAACGTCGACATCAACAACGCAAACAACATCTACGCCAAGTGTTACAACGTTTTCAAGCCACTGCCGCCGCATTACCCGATGCCACGGTTTTATTGCGCAATAATTTAGAAATCGAATGGGCTAATAATACCGCTGAGCAATTACTCGGCATTCGCACGCCGCAAGATTTTGGTCAACGCATTGATAACTTGATTCGTGATCCTGCGTTTCATGAATATATTACCGGTCCTGATACGGAAGAAACCTTGAATTTATTGGCGCCTGTTGATGAACGCATGACCTTAAACATCCGCGTGATTCGGTTTGCTGATGATTCGCGTTTGTTTACTGCGCGTGATGTCAGCACCTTAATGCGCGCGCAAACCATGCGCAAAGATTTTGTGGCCAATGTGTCGCATGAACTACGCACACCGCTGACCGTGATGACAGGCTATCTTGAAACCTTGGCCGATGACGAAAGTTTTGATGAAGAACAACGTCATATTTTGCGTTCGGTGCGTCAACAAGGTTTGCGTTTGCAACACATCGTGCATGATTTATTAGAATTATCTCGCCTTGAAAACGATGGCCGCGCGGCCCCCGAACAACGTGTCCATGTGCCTTCTATATTGGCGAGTTTGCGCGAAGAAGCCCTGCATCTGACAGCCAATACGGGGCATAAACTGACCTGGGACGTGGATGAAAGCCTGTGTCTATTGGGCGCCGACACGGAATTGCGCAGTTTATTATCAAATCTGGTTTACAACGCTATTCGACACACGCCTGCCGATACGGCGGTGCAAGTGCATTGGCATTTGCACGGTGAACAGGGTGCGATTTTTGAAGTGATTGACCAAGGTCCCGGCATTCCGATAGAGCATATACCGCGGTTAACCGAACGTTTTTATCGCGTTGATGCCGGTCGGGCGCGGGATAAAGGCGGTAGTGGCTTGGGTTTATCAATTGTTAAACACGTCGTTGCCCGTCACCAAGCGACTTTTGATATTCACAGCACGGCCGGCGTGGGCAGCCAATTCCGGGTCGTTTTTCCAGCGCATCGGGTCGTGGTGCAACCGCGCTAG
- the pstC gene encoding phosphate ABC transporter permease subunit PstC: MNTSTLVLLILGCTLLAYYFGLKRSLAVVGPGKTRDLAALPGYYGHLTALWCAVPAVLFLLVWMVFQDQIITQLVVRELPAEQAHLDDARMSLVINDIKNAAQSSVENLSSYEEFIQAAAQRYKSLVQTADAAKAVLVLLIAALGAGLTFSRIRPTLRARTHVETFIKLFLILSSTIAVLTTLGILLSVLFESIRFFQIVPLTEFLFGLQWSPQMAIRADQEGSSGAFGTVPLVAGTLLISFIAMVVAVPVGLMSAIYLAEYADKRVRTYVKPLIEVLAGIPTVVYGFFAVLVVAPLFRSWGTSMGLDVSSESALAAGVVMGIMIIPFVSSLSDDVINAVPQSLRDGAYALGSTRSETIRQVVLPAALPGVMGGILLAASRAIGETMIVVMAAGLSAKLTANPLESVTTVTVQIVTLLVGDQEFDSPKTLAAFALGLLLFFITLCLNIFALHIVKKYREQYE; the protein is encoded by the coding sequence ATGAATACATCAACATTGGTTTTGCTGATTCTCGGCTGCACACTGTTAGCTTATTATTTTGGATTAAAGCGTTCGCTCGCGGTCGTTGGCCCTGGTAAAACGCGCGACTTAGCAGCGTTACCGGGCTATTACGGCCATCTAACCGCATTATGGTGCGCCGTACCTGCGGTGTTGTTTTTGTTGGTTTGGATGGTATTTCAAGATCAAATTATTACTCAATTAGTAGTCCGTGAATTACCTGCGGAACAAGCGCATTTAGACGACGCAAGAATGAGTTTGGTAATTAATGATATTAAAAATGCTGCACAAAGCAGTGTTGAAAATTTATCCAGTTACGAAGAATTTATCCAAGCGGCTGCACAACGTTATAAATCCTTAGTGCAGACGGCTGACGCAGCTAAAGCTGTGTTGGTTTTATTAATTGCAGCGTTGGGCGCCGGTTTAACGTTTAGTCGGATTCGACCGACCTTACGCGCACGCACCCATGTTGAAACCTTTATTAAACTTTTTTTAATTTTAAGTTCAACTATTGCGGTTTTAACGACGTTAGGTATTTTGTTATCGGTTTTATTTGAATCGATTCGCTTTTTCCAAATAGTGCCACTGACTGAATTCTTATTTGGTTTGCAATGGTCACCACAAATGGCGATTCGTGCCGATCAAGAGGGTTCGTCAGGTGCTTTTGGTACCGTGCCGTTGGTGGCAGGTACTTTATTAATTTCATTTATCGCGATGGTGGTTGCAGTCCCTGTTGGATTAATGTCGGCAATTTATTTGGCAGAGTATGCCGATAAGCGTGTGCGTACTTATGTAAAACCATTAATCGAAGTGTTGGCCGGTATTCCTACCGTGGTGTACGGTTTTTTTGCAGTGTTAGTTGTTGCTCCGCTGTTTCGTAGTTGGGGTACATCGATGGGATTAGATGTGTCATCGGAAAGTGCGCTAGCCGCAGGCGTGGTCATGGGGATTATGATTATTCCGTTTGTTTCATCATTATCAGATGACGTGATAAATGCAGTGCCGCAATCATTACGCGATGGCGCGTATGCGTTGGGTTCTACTCGTTCAGAAACGATACGCCAAGTGGTATTGCCCGCGGCCTTACCCGGTGTGATGGGCGGTATTTTGTTAGCGGCTTCGCGAGCGATTGGTGAAACCATGATTGTAGTAATGGCCGCTGGTCTATCGGCAAAACTAACCGCGAATCCATTGGAATCGGTAACCACGGTGACAGTGCAGATTGTGACGTTGTTAGTAGGTGATCAAGAATTTGATAGTCCGAAAACCTTAGCGGCATTTGCCTTAGGTTTGTTGTTGTTCTTTATTACTTTGTGTTTGAATATATTTGCATTACATATAGTGAAGAAATATCGGGAGCAGTATGAGTAA
- a CDS encoding substrate-binding domain-containing protein — protein MKKLLTAVTALSLLAVMSTSALAAARDYVFIVSSSTVYPFSTVVAEKFGKSSGFKTPKVESHGTGGSLKLFCEGVGVEYADIANASRRIKLSEFEKCRENGVKDIIEVPIGYDGIVIANSKTAKQWNISLKDLYLALAREVPDAAGKKMIPNPNKLWSDVNPSLPKEKIEVIGPPPTSGTRDSFNELAIEGGCKKVPAVKTLIIDKKAWEKSCRTLREDGHYIEAGENDNLIVQKLGANPHALGVFGFSFLDQNADKVQGSIIDGNAPTFESIASGKYPIARPMFFYVKKDHIGRVRGLFEYVEEFISEKAMGEEGYLTERGLVPLPADKYKAVVSSVKAKTKLYSKELK, from the coding sequence GTGAAAAAACTATTAACAGCAGTGACAGCGCTTTCGTTGTTGGCCGTTATGTCAACCAGCGCGTTGGCAGCAGCTCGTGATTATGTATTTATTGTTAGCTCTTCAACTGTTTATCCTTTTTCAACAGTCGTTGCTGAAAAATTTGGTAAAAGCAGTGGCTTTAAAACCCCTAAAGTGGAATCACACGGTACCGGTGGTAGTTTGAAATTGTTTTGCGAAGGTGTAGGCGTTGAGTATGCTGATATAGCGAATGCGTCACGTCGTATTAAATTAAGCGAATTCGAAAAATGCCGTGAAAATGGCGTGAAAGATATTATTGAAGTTCCAATTGGTTATGACGGCATTGTAATTGCAAATTCAAAAACCGCTAAACAATGGAACATTAGCTTGAAGGATCTTTATTTGGCATTAGCACGTGAAGTGCCCGATGCAGCCGGCAAAAAAATGATTCCTAATCCCAATAAGTTGTGGAGCGATGTAAACCCAAGCTTGCCTAAAGAAAAAATTGAAGTTATCGGACCGCCGCCTACTTCAGGTACCCGTGATTCTTTCAATGAATTGGCAATCGAAGGCGGCTGCAAAAAAGTTCCTGCAGTGAAAACCCTCATTATCGATAAAAAAGCCTGGGAAAAATCTTGCCGCACGTTGCGTGAAGATGGTCATTACATCGAAGCCGGTGAAAACGATAACTTAATCGTACAAAAATTAGGCGCGAACCCGCATGCTTTAGGCGTGTTTGGTTTTAGTTTCTTAGATCAAAATGCTGACAAGGTTCAGGGTTCTATTATTGATGGTAATGCACCTACTTTTGAAAGTATCGCTTCTGGCAAATATCCTATTGCGCGTCCTATGTTCTTCTATGTGAAGAAAGACCATATCGGTCGTGTACGAGGTTTGTTTGAATACGTTGAAGAGTTCATCAGCGAAAAAGCGATGGGCGAAGAAGGCTACTTAACCGAACGTGGTTTAGTACCGTTGCCAGCTGATAAATACAAAGCTGTAGTGTCTAGTGTTAAAGCTAAAACCAAGCTCTATAGTAAAGAATTGAAATAA